The window TGTCGATCACCGGCCGCGTGCCGAAGTTCGTGAAGAACTTCATGAATGGCCAGGACAGCATCCAGTCCGCGCTTAAGGCATACGTCAGCGAAGTCAAAGCCACCACGTTCCCAGGCATCGAACACGGATTCTCTGCATGAACACCGTCAAAACCGTACGCGAACTGCGCGCCGCCGTAGCCCGCGCCCGTAGCGAAGGCAAGCGCATCGGCTTCGTGCCGACCATGGGCAACCTGCACAGCGGCCATGTCGCGCTGATCACCAAAGCCTCGCAACGCGTGGACTTCGTGGTGGCGAGCATTTTCGTCAACCCGCTGCAATTCGGTGCCGGCGAAGACCTCGACAAATACCCGCGCACCCTTGCAGCGGATCAGGAAAAACTGCTGGAAGCTGGTTGCGACCTGTTGTTCGCGCCGACAGTTGAAGAGATGTATCCCGACGGCATGACCGGGCAGACCCGGGTCAGCGTGCCGCAACTCTCCGAAGGTCTGTGCGGCGCCAGTCGTCCGGGACACTTTGAAGGTGTTGCGACGGTGGTCAGCAAACTGTTCAACATGGTTCAGCCGGATCTGGCGATTTTCGGCCAGAAGGACTTCCAGCAACTGGCCGTGATCCGCGCGCTGGTGCATGACCTGAATATGCCGATCCAGATCATCGGCGAGCCGACCGTGCGTGCCGCCGATGGCCTCGCGCTGTCGTCGCGTAACGGCTTCCTCAGCGAAGAACAACGTGCCGTGGCCCCGGTGGTTTACCGCAGCCTGAACGCGATTGCCGAGTCGATCAAACACGGGGAACGCGATTTCCCGGCGTTGATCAGTGCACAGTTGCAAGCGCTGGAAGCCGCGGGCCTGCGTCCGGACTATCTGGAAATTCGCCATGCGCTGACCTTGCGGCCGGCTGTGGCTGAAGATCGTGATCTGGTGATTCTGGTGGCAGCGTTCCTGGGCACCACGCGGTTGATCGATAACCTGCACCTGAATCTCGATAGCGCTGTCTAAAAAACACCGCAATACCCCCTGTAGGAGTGAGCCTGCTCGCGATGAGGGCCTGACTTTCGACATCAACGTTGAATGACAGTCCGCTATCGCGAGCGGACTCACTCCTACAGTGCTTTTCAGCGTCCTGAAAATTGCATTTCAAGCCATATTGCCGCCCTCAAAGCCTTCGGGCACACTGCCCGCCGTTCGATTCCAACCCGGGAAACCCTCATGCACGCCATCATGCTCAAGGCCAAACTGCACCGCGCCGAAGTCACTCACGCCGTGCTCGATTACGAAGGTTCGTGCGCCATTGATGGGGAGTGGCTGGACCTGTCCGGCATCCGTGAGTACGAACAGATCCAGATTTATAACGTCGA of the Pseudomonas sp. Seg1 genome contains:
- the panC gene encoding pantoate--beta-alanine ligase, with the translated sequence MNTVKTVRELRAAVARARSEGKRIGFVPTMGNLHSGHVALITKASQRVDFVVASIFVNPLQFGAGEDLDKYPRTLAADQEKLLEAGCDLLFAPTVEEMYPDGMTGQTRVSVPQLSEGLCGASRPGHFEGVATVVSKLFNMVQPDLAIFGQKDFQQLAVIRALVHDLNMPIQIIGEPTVRAADGLALSSRNGFLSEEQRAVAPVVYRSLNAIAESIKHGERDFPALISAQLQALEAAGLRPDYLEIRHALTLRPAVAEDRDLVILVAAFLGTTRLIDNLHLNLDSAV